A stretch of Terriglobales bacterium DNA encodes these proteins:
- a CDS encoding dienelactone hydrolase family protein, translating into MKRAFSAVLLLSLVSFAAAAGAQDWAKASLEKSPRHREWVKVKHDNREVQAFVVYPERKDKAPVVLVIHEIFGMTDWVQSLADQLAAAGYIAIAPDLLSGMGPNGGGTSSMTDPQAVGKAIRDLPPDQITADLNAVADYAKKLPASNGKLAVTGYCWGGSQSFRYATNRPDLNAAFVFYGTAPENVSSIKAPVYGFYAGNDARVNATLPATTEAMKAAGKTFEPVTYEGAGHGFMRAGEAPEPGADATEQQKTAYAGNKKARAEAWDRWLKLLKAM; encoded by the coding sequence ATGAAGCGCGCATTTTCCGCCGTATTGCTGCTGTCGCTGGTTTCCTTTGCCGCGGCTGCCGGGGCGCAGGACTGGGCCAAGGCGTCGCTGGAGAAGTCGCCGCGGCATCGCGAGTGGGTCAAGGTGAAGCACGACAACCGCGAGGTGCAGGCCTTCGTGGTGTATCCGGAGCGCAAGGACAAGGCGCCGGTTGTGCTGGTGATCCACGAGATCTTCGGAATGACGGATTGGGTGCAGAGCCTCGCCGATCAGCTGGCCGCCGCCGGTTACATCGCCATCGCGCCCGACTTGCTCTCCGGCATGGGGCCGAACGGCGGCGGGACCAGCAGCATGACCGATCCCCAGGCGGTGGGCAAGGCGATCCGCGACCTGCCGCCCGACCAGATCACCGCCGACTTGAACGCCGTGGCCGACTACGCCAAGAAGCTGCCGGCGTCGAACGGCAAGCTGGCGGTGACGGGTTACTGCTGGGGCGGCAGCCAGAGCTTCCGCTATGCGACGAACCGTCCGGACTTGAATGCGGCGTTCGTCTTCTACGGCACCGCGCCGGAGAACGTTTCTTCGATCAAGGCGCCAGTGTATGGGTTCTACGCCGGCAACGACGCGCGCGTAAACGCAACGCTGCCCGCGACGACCGAAGCGATGAAGGCTGCAGGAAAAACCTTTGAGCCGGTCACCTACGAGGGCGCCGGACACGGCTTCATGCGCGCAGGCGAAGCGCCCGAGCCAGGAGCCGACGCGACCGAGCAGCAGAAAACCGCGTACGCAGGCAACAAGAAGGCGCGCGCCGAGGCGTGGGATCGGTGGCTGAAGCTGTTGAAGGCGATGTAG
- a CDS encoding PilZ domain-containing protein → MENSRKLASAVAPLGSDQQNYFRATLKVPVLLRNAQGLEFHTVSTNVSSTGMGLDCLQDPLLFLGRLEIEFELEEGEPPVRARGRIIWARPAGRAGVRFLNFDSGSWFRLQAWLAARREEQGYPVQT, encoded by the coding sequence ATGGAAAACTCCCGCAAGCTCGCCTCGGCGGTTGCGCCGCTGGGTTCGGACCAGCAGAACTACTTCCGCGCTACCCTTAAAGTCCCGGTGCTGTTACGCAACGCGCAGGGACTGGAGTTCCACACGGTGAGCACCAACGTGAGCTCCACCGGCATGGGCCTCGACTGCCTGCAGGACCCGTTACTTTTTCTCGGCCGCCTGGAAATCGAGTTCGAGCTCGAAGAAGGCGAGCCTCCGGTGCGCGCCCGCGGACGCATCATCTGGGCCCGCCCCGCCGGACGCGCCGGCGTCCGCTTCCTCAACTTCGACTCCGGCTCATGGTTCCGCCTGCAAGCCTGGCTCGCCGCCCGCCGCGAAGAGCAGGGCTATCCGGTCCAAACGTGA
- a CDS encoding efflux RND transporter permease subunit: MTSLFIKRPIMTTLVMAAIIVFGVFAYRVLPVSDLPNVDFPTIQVSAALPGASPETMAASVATPLERQFTTIAGVSQITSTSQLGSTSITIQFDLSRDLDGAAVDVQSAIAAAGGQLPPNMPTPPTFRKVNPSDQPILYLALTSSAMPIYAVDAAAETTIGQRLSMVPGVAQVQVFGAAKYAVRVAVDPNQLASRQIGMDEVSAAIQSGNTNLPVGSIYAPEASYTLESNGQLLNAAAFRPLIVAYRNGSPVRLGDLGQVYDDVQDKYSRSAFNGQRAVVIAIQKQPGTNTVEIVDAIRKILPGLEQTIPRSISVNVLYDRSLSIRQSVSDVKFTLLLAIALVVLVIFLFLRNISATIIPSLALPMSIIGTFPVMYLLGYTVDNLSLMSLTLAVGFVVDDAIVVLENIVRHMEMGKSPLEASLDGAGEIGFTILSMTLSLAAVFIPILFMSGIIGRLLHEFAVVITSAILVSGFVSLTMTPMLCSRFLRPPREERHGRFYNATERVFDRALGFYESSLRTVLRHKMATLLVSFAVIGLTFFLFQSVQTGFIPNEDAGLLFGFVQGPEGIGFERMGANLQKIAEITQQDPNVLYTMTSYGTPVNQGRVFMHLKEVKDRPNHMSADQVIQQLRRKLAAVPDVRVFLQVPPTINVGGRIANSQYQYTLQAPDTKQLYEQAPRLEAELRKIPQIQDVSSDLQLHNPQLAVKVDRDKAYALGLTAQQVSDALYSAYGQRQVSTMYTPNNEYYVILELAPPYQNDPKSLSMLYVRANDNRLVPLDTVASVGPSVGPLTVNHLGQLPAVTLSFNLRPGASLGTAARAVEDAANKTLPANITRSFQGTAQAFQQSFSNMGLLLLAAILVIYIVLGILYESFIHPLTILSGLPSAGVGALATLLLFREELNLYSFVGVIMLVGIVKKNAIMMIDFALENERNKGETPEESIFQGAIVRFRPIMMTTFAALMGILPIAVGWGAGSGSRRGLGLAVVGGLLLSQLITLYITPVYYVYLDRLQGRWRRRGVKEPEKQFTAA, translated from the coding sequence GTGACGTCTCTCTTCATCAAGCGCCCGATCATGACCACGCTGGTCATGGCGGCGATCATCGTGTTCGGTGTGTTCGCCTACCGGGTGCTGCCGGTCAGCGACCTGCCGAACGTTGACTTCCCCACCATCCAGGTGAGCGCGGCGCTGCCGGGCGCGAGTCCGGAGACGATGGCCGCCTCAGTGGCGACGCCGCTGGAGCGGCAGTTCACCACCATCGCGGGCGTGAGCCAGATCACGTCGACGAGCCAGCTGGGCTCGACCAGCATCACGATTCAATTCGATCTCTCGCGTGATTTGGACGGCGCGGCGGTGGACGTGCAATCGGCGATCGCGGCGGCCGGCGGGCAACTGCCGCCGAACATGCCGACCCCGCCGACGTTCCGCAAGGTCAACCCGTCGGACCAGCCGATCCTTTATCTGGCGCTGACCTCGAGCGCGATGCCGATCTACGCGGTCGACGCCGCCGCCGAGACGACCATCGGCCAGCGCCTCTCGATGGTGCCCGGCGTGGCGCAGGTGCAGGTGTTCGGCGCGGCCAAGTACGCGGTGCGCGTGGCGGTGGACCCGAACCAGCTGGCGTCGCGGCAGATCGGGATGGACGAAGTGTCGGCGGCAATCCAGAGCGGCAACACGAACCTGCCGGTGGGCAGCATCTACGCGCCGGAGGCGAGCTACACGCTGGAATCGAACGGGCAACTGCTGAACGCGGCGGCGTTCCGGCCGCTGATTGTGGCCTACCGCAACGGATCGCCGGTGCGGCTGGGCGATCTCGGCCAGGTCTATGACGACGTGCAGGACAAGTACTCGCGCAGCGCCTTCAACGGGCAGCGGGCGGTGGTGATCGCCATCCAGAAGCAGCCGGGCACGAACACGGTGGAGATCGTGGATGCGATCAGGAAGATCCTGCCCGGCCTGGAGCAGACGATTCCGCGCTCCATCAGCGTGAACGTGCTGTACGACCGTTCGCTTTCCATCCGGCAGAGCGTGAGCGACGTGAAGTTCACGCTGCTGCTGGCGATCGCGCTGGTGGTGCTGGTCATCTTCCTGTTCCTGCGCAACATTTCGGCCACGATCATTCCCAGCCTCGCGCTGCCGATGTCCATCATCGGGACATTCCCGGTGATGTATCTGCTGGGCTACACGGTGGACAACCTGTCGCTGATGTCGCTCACGCTGGCAGTCGGGTTCGTGGTGGACGACGCCATCGTGGTGCTGGAAAACATTGTCCGGCACATGGAGATGGGCAAGTCACCGCTCGAGGCGTCGCTGGACGGCGCGGGCGAGATCGGATTCACCATCCTCTCGATGACGCTGTCGCTGGCGGCGGTGTTCATCCCCATCCTGTTCATGAGCGGGATCATTGGGCGGCTGCTGCACGAGTTCGCGGTGGTGATCACGTCGGCGATCCTGGTGTCCGGCTTCGTTTCGCTGACGATGACGCCGATGCTGTGCAGCCGCTTCCTGCGCCCGCCGCGCGAGGAGCGGCACGGGCGTTTCTACAACGCCACCGAGCGCGTGTTCGACCGGGCCCTGGGCTTTTACGAAAGCTCGCTGCGCACGGTGCTGCGCCACAAGATGGCCACGCTGCTGGTGAGCTTCGCCGTCATCGGGCTCACGTTCTTCCTGTTCCAGAGCGTGCAGACGGGATTCATCCCCAACGAAGACGCGGGGCTGCTGTTCGGGTTTGTTCAGGGGCCGGAGGGGATCGGGTTCGAGCGCATGGGCGCCAATCTGCAAAAGATTGCCGAGATCACGCAGCAGGACCCGAACGTGCTCTACACCATGACGTCGTACGGCACGCCGGTGAACCAGGGGCGCGTCTTCATGCATTTGAAGGAGGTGAAAGACCGCCCGAACCACATGAGCGCCGACCAGGTGATCCAGCAGCTGCGCAGGAAGCTGGCGGCGGTGCCTGACGTGCGCGTGTTCCTGCAGGTTCCGCCGACCATCAACGTGGGCGGACGCATCGCCAATTCGCAGTACCAATACACGCTGCAAGCGCCCGACACGAAGCAGCTTTACGAGCAGGCGCCCAGGCTGGAAGCCGAGCTGCGCAAAATCCCGCAGATCCAGGACGTGAGCAGCGACCTGCAACTGCACAACCCGCAACTGGCGGTGAAGGTGGACCGCGACAAGGCGTACGCGCTCGGGCTGACGGCGCAACAGGTGTCGGACGCGCTCTACTCCGCGTACGGGCAGCGGCAGGTGAGCACGATGTACACGCCGAACAACGAGTACTACGTGATCCTGGAGCTGGCGCCGCCGTACCAGAACGATCCCAAGTCACTCTCGATGCTGTATGTGCGCGCCAACGACAACCGGCTGGTCCCGCTGGATACGGTGGCGTCGGTCGGGCCGAGCGTGGGGCCGCTGACGGTGAACCACCTGGGACAGCTGCCGGCAGTGACGCTGAGCTTCAACCTGCGTCCGGGTGCGTCGCTGGGCACGGCGGCCAGGGCGGTGGAAGACGCGGCCAACAAGACGCTGCCGGCCAACATCACGCGCAGCTTCCAGGGCACGGCGCAGGCCTTCCAGCAGTCGTTCTCGAACATGGGACTGTTGCTGCTGGCGGCGATCCTGGTGATCTACATCGTGCTCGGGATTCTGTATGAGAGCTTCATTCATCCGCTGACGATCCTGTCGGGCCTGCCGTCGGCGGGCGTGGGCGCGCTGGCCACGCTGCTGCTGTTCCGCGAGGAGCTGAACCTGTACTCGTTCGTGGGCGTCATCATGCTGGTCGGCATCGTGAAAAAGAACGCCATCATGATGATCGACTTCGCGCTGGAGAACGAGCGCAACAAGGGCGAGACGCCGGAGGAGTCCATCTTTCAGGGCGCCATCGTGCGCTTCCGGCCGATCATGATGACGACGTTCGCGGCGCTGATGGGCATTCTGCCGATTGCGGTGGGCTGGGGCGCGGGCTCGGGATCGCGTCGCGGGCTGGGACTGGCGGTGGTCGGCGGGCTGCTGCTCTCACAACTGATCACCCTCTACATCACGCCGGTGTACTACGTGTACCTGGACCGGCTGCAGGGCCGGTGGCGCAGGCGGGGCGTGAAGGAGCCGGAGAAACAGTTCACGGCGGCGTAA